A portion of the Granulosicoccus antarcticus IMCC3135 genome contains these proteins:
- a CDS encoding helix-turn-helix transcriptional regulator, with protein sequence MSFPADKVLTNGSDEPRPDPNASAFLTVPQLAELLHVNEKKIYQLAGVGEIPGTKVTGKWIFPRRLIEDWLLENSHGGVMHDRLLINGSDDQLVYGLCNRAALDWQQSALVSYSPTGTRHGLRMLDTGRADACFINWGASEASARRHMGLLRRYRNHQSWVIVRCLQRVQGLIITPSLEQRLDMSASDTLSKLILDPQLRWAVRQDDSGSKRLLEDWCAMEGKCITTLRLCTPCDSERSAAAALNRGDADICCGVKSTALDFGLSFQPIADISLDLVMSRKTYFRTLMQDFITRMQDTEAHTIASKLGGYTILPSAQLITID encoded by the coding sequence CTGCTTCATGTCAACGAGAAAAAGATCTACCAGTTAGCGGGGGTCGGTGAAATTCCCGGTACCAAAGTCACAGGCAAGTGGATTTTCCCTCGCCGTTTGATAGAAGACTGGTTACTCGAAAATAGTCACGGTGGCGTCATGCATGATCGCCTGCTGATTAATGGCAGCGATGATCAGCTGGTGTACGGCCTGTGCAATAGAGCAGCACTTGACTGGCAGCAAAGTGCGCTTGTGAGCTACAGCCCGACGGGCACCAGACACGGCTTGCGCATGCTGGATACCGGACGTGCCGATGCCTGCTTCATCAACTGGGGGGCCAGTGAAGCCAGCGCCCGTCGCCACATGGGCCTGTTACGTCGCTATCGCAACCATCAAAGCTGGGTCATCGTGCGCTGCCTGCAACGTGTTCAGGGCTTGATTATCACCCCATCGCTGGAACAAAGACTGGACATGTCTGCAAGCGATACGCTATCAAAGCTGATACTTGATCCGCAATTGCGATGGGCAGTACGGCAGGACGATTCAGGCAGCAAACGCCTGCTGGAGGACTGGTGCGCCATGGAAGGAAAATGCATCACTACCCTCCGCCTTTGCACCCCTTGTGATAGCGAGCGCAGCGCAGCAGCAGCCCTCAACCGGGGCGATGCGGATATCTGCTGCGGCGTCAAGAGCACAGCCCTCGACTTCGGTCTGTCTTTCCAGCCAATCGCCGACATATCGCTGGATCTGGTCATGAGCCGAAAGACATATTTTCGGACACTGATGCAGGACTTCATCACACGCATGCAGGACACCGAAGCACATACCATCGCCAGCAAACTGGGTGGCTATACCATTCTGCCCTCAGCACAGCTGATAACCATCGACTAA
- a CDS encoding HD domain-containing protein, whose amino-acid sequence MARAYPLTDLVKLVRAYGVLAGTSDMERVLAGTLSREWIAKEVEHLVPLSSLPVRLFETQRGRDLLAAELFAKQDIDPETIKPETLDIRIAGSRRMINSNRLPKLEPIIHQAVLAANMLLGVRLYGSHGNGTRTMTHDLIVATMLQDSYGKSHRYSAFSSHDHEIVDDTYVFTWFGDTVGKLVITLAEYLALFNESVDAGLEIPEPPSPEIATAVAAIQASRLRLVARAAGDRVISFMDRDQSRELEAAGIDCSADFPERPAMEKHYKLTIKAFKLPGVDHYALREPLRNTLLMAVRDALRDPAKRERLSGRRGKAVHEVHINLPVMEYFAVSEAPNSIEAVHVASLEMMRSLEKGRRKSLSSMAAHAFRISAIAERVLGRALEPLIVTLAMLHDVVEDGSMRVTGYGHSLRKIQFRFGGPIAAMVSELTDSSVLSAGANKANLTLKQPHLLLPQAQYNVGRFTDMTVKATEAEVPYTLAGIVIKLLDTVISIEEGIRDPELMSGHWRHSGARIYWAERDRGSIVRPLVERLLIEIKTSADPEYASRPHHVNAVRLQAGCAILETVLMYQDMYATQNLAILAHEFGLDSTERETLISLFFDRNVNEEQFDERVFVGLLDDEKLHQNIEAGELPCIGYTTLYAKDATLDSPRKVDTFIAYRSSALRRQEMRRELGIDSTEKLTALTLRQEQVLRMYDRTLQSTAKSGRSGALAELHDHAVNAQLAVNQ is encoded by the coding sequence GTGGCGCGTGCTTATCCGCTCACTGATTTAGTCAAACTCGTCAGGGCCTATGGTGTCCTGGCCGGCACGTCCGATATGGAACGTGTGCTGGCCGGTACCTTGTCCAGGGAATGGATCGCCAAGGAAGTTGAGCACCTTGTCCCCCTTTCCTCCCTGCCGGTGCGATTGTTCGAGACTCAACGCGGTCGCGACTTGCTTGCGGCAGAGTTGTTTGCGAAGCAGGATATCGATCCCGAAACCATCAAGCCTGAAACTCTGGATATTCGTATAGCGGGTTCGCGCCGCATGATCAATTCCAATCGACTTCCCAAGCTGGAGCCGATCATTCACCAGGCAGTGCTAGCGGCCAATATGCTGCTTGGCGTGCGGTTGTACGGCAGCCACGGGAACGGCACGCGCACCATGACGCACGATCTGATCGTGGCTACCATGCTGCAGGATTCCTACGGCAAGTCGCACCGCTACAGTGCATTTTCTTCGCACGATCACGAGATCGTGGACGACACCTATGTTTTTACCTGGTTTGGCGATACCGTTGGCAAGCTGGTGATCACTCTGGCTGAGTATCTGGCTTTGTTTAACGAATCGGTCGATGCGGGCCTGGAAATTCCAGAACCGCCGAGTCCGGAAATCGCGACGGCGGTTGCTGCCATCCAGGCAAGTCGCCTGCGGTTGGTTGCACGTGCAGCGGGCGACAGGGTCATCAGTTTCATGGACCGGGATCAGAGCCGGGAACTGGAGGCTGCGGGCATCGATTGCAGCGCCGACTTCCCTGAACGTCCGGCGATGGAAAAACACTACAAGCTGACCATCAAGGCATTCAAGTTGCCGGGTGTGGATCATTACGCACTGCGTGAGCCCTTGCGCAATACGCTGCTGATGGCCGTACGTGATGCGCTACGTGATCCTGCCAAACGCGAGCGCTTGTCCGGACGACGCGGCAAGGCGGTACACGAAGTCCATATCAACTTGCCGGTGATGGAATATTTTGCGGTGTCAGAAGCTCCCAACTCCATCGAGGCGGTCCATGTTGCCAGTCTGGAGATGATGCGCTCTCTGGAAAAAGGTCGTCGCAAGTCTCTGAGCAGTATGGCGGCTCATGCCTTTCGAATTTCTGCGATTGCAGAGCGGGTGCTGGGTCGCGCACTGGAGCCGCTGATCGTGACTTTAGCCATGTTGCACGATGTGGTGGAAGATGGCTCCATGCGGGTCACGGGTTATGGTCATTCCTTGCGCAAGATTCAATTCCGCTTTGGTGGCCCGATTGCTGCCATGGTATCCGAGCTGACCGATTCGAGCGTGCTGTCAGCCGGTGCCAACAAGGCAAACCTGACCTTGAAGCAACCGCATCTGTTGTTGCCTCAGGCTCAATACAATGTCGGACGTTTTACGGATATGACCGTCAAGGCGACCGAAGCAGAAGTCCCTTATACGCTAGCCGGGATTGTCATCAAATTACTCGATACCGTTATATCGATCGAGGAAGGCATCCGTGATCCTGAACTCATGTCCGGACACTGGAGGCACAGTGGTGCTCGGATCTACTGGGCTGAGCGCGATCGTGGCTCCATCGTAAGGCCGTTGGTTGAACGCTTGCTGATTGAGATCAAAACCAGTGCGGACCCTGAATACGCAAGCAGGCCTCATCATGTCAATGCCGTTCGGCTACAGGCAGGTTGCGCCATTCTGGAGACCGTCTTGATGTATCAGGATATGTACGCTACCCAGAATCTGGCCATCCTTGCTCATGAGTTCGGGCTGGACTCAACCGAACGGGAAACACTGATCAGTCTCTTTTTCGATAGAAATGTCAACGAAGAGCAATTCGATGAACGTGTCTTTGTCGGCTTGCTGGATGACGAAAAACTGCATCAGAACATCGAAGCAGGCGAGTTGCCGTGCATTGGCTACACGACACTGTATGCCAAAGATGCGACGCTGGATTCTCCACGCAAGGTGGATACGTTTATTGCCTACAGGAGCAGTGCCTTGCGAAGACAGGAGATGCGTCGCGAGCTGGGCATTGATTCTACGGAGAAACTGACGGCACTGACGCTGCGACAGGAGCAGGTGCTGCGCATGTATGACCGAACCCTGCAATCCACTGCAAAATCGGGTAGATCGGGTGCACTTGCTGAATTGCATGACCACGCCGTCAACGCCCAATTAGCGGTCAATCAATGA
- a CDS encoding sensor histidine kinase has translation MAQQENSVLMSWVAAILRFSRTPRFYALRYRLLALVLVPLLLLCGTVILLATKWSSNYTYEQLFARVHADLQVSAENFERLQEDAKRELLSLANSAVLANTLATGSAPDVIALLEQQQEQAGFDFLRAWSEDGRQLLTPTGWSEAWLHQSPTSEQILSSASASELPAGVVGIEVYQPEDWQLVSGLDASRIVLPLVPTARAVPTRRVEEERAMLIRTLQRVVDMQGRRIAVLEGGILLNRNFDFVDRIRDLVYGPGSLMRGSRGTVTLFIDDVRISTNVPSMDDTRALGTRVSREVFDAVLTRGEQWVDRAFVVNDWYISAYRPILDVSAQRVGMLYAGYLEAPLRSELLTAIAVLSVLVIAGSLLAGVAAIQGARSIFTPIETMTSVVRATAAGEHRRIGRISQGSEIGELATQFDSMLDALDSNRQQIEQDAAMLEDKVQHRTAELERQNKKLQNSIDLLQQTRLQLANAEKLAALGELTAGVAHEINNPTAVILGNMDVLVADLGEGCEQVQTEIDLIFEQVFRIRSITDRLLQYSRADQPHTALSDEYQPVPDQPKRVPVGLPSIVEDSLTVLAHELDGRRIIVTQDHRASLAAMIDRQELQQVLVNLFGNAIQAIGEGGQISIHTCDAAADLVSIEVRDSGCGISPADLPRVFDPFFTSGKASGTGLGLSVSYGIVRRFGGDIQVRSELGAGSAFELVLPGVGNVT, from the coding sequence ATGGCGCAACAGGAAAATAGCGTTTTGATGAGCTGGGTGGCAGCCATATTGCGTTTTTCCAGAACTCCGCGTTTCTATGCGCTGCGATATCGCCTGTTGGCTCTGGTACTGGTACCACTGCTGCTGCTATGTGGCACGGTTATCTTGCTGGCGACCAAGTGGTCCAGCAACTACACCTACGAGCAGCTGTTTGCCAGAGTGCATGCCGACCTGCAGGTGTCCGCTGAAAATTTCGAACGCCTGCAGGAAGATGCAAAGCGTGAACTGTTATCCCTGGCAAACAGTGCCGTGCTGGCCAATACGCTGGCGACAGGTTCTGCTCCGGATGTCATAGCGCTGTTGGAACAGCAGCAAGAACAGGCGGGTTTCGACTTCCTGCGAGCCTGGTCCGAGGATGGACGCCAGCTTCTCACACCGACTGGCTGGTCAGAGGCTTGGTTGCATCAGAGCCCTACGAGTGAGCAGATTCTGTCATCTGCGAGCGCCAGCGAGTTGCCAGCGGGCGTTGTTGGTATAGAGGTGTATCAGCCCGAAGACTGGCAGCTTGTATCCGGCCTGGATGCCTCGCGCATCGTGCTGCCACTGGTGCCGACCGCCAGAGCAGTGCCGACCCGCCGGGTGGAAGAAGAGCGTGCGATGCTTATTCGAACGCTGCAACGTGTGGTGGATATGCAAGGGCGGCGAATTGCAGTGCTCGAAGGCGGAATACTACTTAATCGCAACTTCGATTTCGTCGACAGAATACGAGACCTTGTCTATGGTCCTGGCAGTCTGATGCGGGGTAGTCGGGGTACCGTGACGCTGTTTATCGATGATGTCAGGATAAGTACCAATGTACCTTCCATGGATGATACCCGCGCCCTGGGGACGCGGGTTTCACGCGAGGTTTTCGATGCTGTGCTGACGCGCGGTGAACAATGGGTGGATCGAGCCTTCGTCGTCAACGACTGGTATATATCTGCCTACCGGCCAATCCTGGATGTCAGTGCTCAACGGGTGGGAATGCTCTATGCCGGCTATCTGGAAGCCCCGTTACGATCCGAATTGCTGACTGCGATTGCGGTGCTCTCAGTGCTCGTGATTGCTGGCAGTCTGCTGGCTGGAGTCGCTGCTATCCAGGGGGCCCGTAGTATCTTTACTCCGATTGAAACCATGACGTCGGTTGTGCGGGCAACGGCAGCCGGGGAGCATCGGCGTATTGGACGCATCTCGCAGGGGAGTGAAATTGGCGAGCTGGCCACCCAGTTTGACTCGATGCTGGATGCGCTGGACTCGAACCGTCAGCAGATTGAACAAGATGCCGCCATGCTGGAAGACAAGGTCCAGCACCGTACCGCAGAACTGGAACGGCAGAACAAGAAGTTGCAGAACTCCATTGATCTGTTGCAGCAAACCCGCTTGCAGCTGGCCAATGCCGAAAAGCTTGCGGCTCTGGGTGAACTAACAGCGGGTGTCGCTCATGAAATCAATAATCCGACAGCCGTTATCCTGGGCAACATGGATGTCCTGGTCGCTGATCTGGGAGAGGGGTGCGAGCAGGTACAAACCGAGATTGATCTCATTTTCGAGCAGGTGTTTCGTATTCGTTCGATTACCGACCGTCTGCTGCAGTATTCTCGCGCTGATCAGCCACACACGGCTCTGTCGGATGAATATCAACCGGTGCCTGATCAACCCAAGCGGGTGCCGGTTGGATTGCCCTCGATTGTGGAAGACTCATTAACGGTTCTGGCGCATGAGCTGGATGGCCGTCGCATCATCGTGACGCAAGATCATCGTGCAAGCCTGGCAGCAATGATTGACCGGCAGGAATTGCAACAGGTTCTGGTCAATCTGTTTGGCAATGCCATTCAGGCAATAGGCGAGGGCGGACAGATATCAATACACACTTGCGACGCGGCGGCCGATCTTGTCAGTATCGAAGTCAGAGACTCGGGGTGTGGTATCAGTCCTGCAGATTTGCCACGGGTGTTCGATCCTTTCTTTACTAGCGGAAAAGCCAGCGGAACGGGCTTGGGTCTGTCGGTCAGTTATGGCATTGTAAGACGCTTTGGAGGCGATATTCAGGTTCGTTCGGAACTTGGCGCAGGAAGTGCGTTCGAACTAGTACTGCCAGGGGTTGGCAATGTGACTTAA
- a CDS encoding sigma-54-dependent transcriptional regulator yields MIMPLHDGQKAEGTVELEFNRLLRSAAILVVDDEPGMRNFLKRSLENRCALLEVAGSAEEAEALRLRYHFDLLMVDIRLPGLSGLEWMEKLRERGVRTHVIYMTAFADLDMAIAALRNGADDFIMKPFRTEQILLSMRRTLMRRQILRENSLLRLQVEQMQHDEGVVGESPAMRKVFALVQRVATTRTSVLIRGETGVGKALVAKSLHQLSRRSGAFISLNCGTLNEERIDSELFGHIKGAFAGAEQTRDGLIAHADKGTLFLDEIGRLPEPVQAKMLGVLERGVIRPVGSAREFPVDVRIIAATSCDLDELGASGAFRTDLFYRLNAMPLDVPPLRERGRDIELLVQHFMEQLASELRLAPVQLLHTDWEQLFAYHWPGNVRELRNLVERTLLLGELPLESLNKTLQESADVGPGYSLEWSLEQVERAHIEAVLASFDNNKSAAARRLGVSRKTLERKQALWYGATGK; encoded by the coding sequence ATGATCATGCCGCTGCACGATGGGCAAAAAGCTGAGGGTACGGTTGAGCTGGAATTCAATCGTCTGCTGCGTTCGGCGGCGATTCTGGTGGTCGATGATGAGCCTGGCATGCGCAATTTTCTGAAGCGCTCGCTTGAAAATCGCTGCGCCCTGCTTGAAGTAGCTGGCAGCGCGGAGGAGGCCGAGGCCTTGCGTCTGCGCTATCACTTTGATTTGCTGATGGTGGATATTCGTCTACCCGGATTGTCCGGGTTGGAATGGATGGAAAAGTTGCGTGAACGAGGTGTCAGAACACACGTCATCTATATGACTGCCTTTGCCGATCTGGATATGGCTATTGCAGCGTTGAGAAACGGTGCTGATGATTTCATCATGAAGCCCTTTCGCACTGAGCAGATTCTGTTGTCGATGCGTCGCACCTTGATGCGGCGACAGATTCTGCGTGAAAACTCGTTGTTACGTCTGCAGGTGGAGCAGATGCAGCATGATGAAGGCGTGGTCGGGGAGAGTCCCGCCATGCGTAAGGTCTTCGCGCTGGTACAACGGGTCGCCACAACTCGGACGAGCGTACTAATCCGGGGTGAGACCGGTGTTGGTAAAGCCCTGGTTGCCAAGTCACTGCATCAGCTCAGCCGCCGCAGTGGTGCCTTCATTTCTCTGAACTGCGGAACTCTGAATGAAGAGCGCATTGATAGCGAGTTGTTCGGTCATATCAAGGGAGCCTTTGCCGGTGCCGAGCAGACGCGTGATGGACTGATTGCCCATGCTGACAAGGGAACTCTGTTTCTTGATGAAATTGGGCGTTTGCCCGAACCGGTGCAGGCCAAGATGCTGGGTGTGCTGGAACGAGGGGTCATCCGTCCTGTTGGCAGTGCGCGGGAGTTTCCTGTGGATGTACGGATCATTGCGGCGACTTCATGCGACCTGGATGAACTCGGTGCAAGTGGTGCGTTTCGTACCGATCTTTTCTATCGCCTCAATGCGATGCCGCTGGATGTGCCGCCTTTGCGGGAGCGTGGTCGTGATATAGAGCTATTGGTTCAGCACTTCATGGAGCAGCTGGCCTCTGAGCTGCGCCTGGCACCTGTCCAGTTGTTGCATACCGATTGGGAGCAATTATTTGCATACCACTGGCCTGGTAATGTGCGCGAGCTAAGGAACCTGGTCGAGCGTACTTTACTGTTGGGTGAACTGCCATTGGAGAGTTTGAACAAGACGCTTCAGGAGTCTGCTGATGTGGGGCCCGGTTACTCATTGGAGTGGAGTCTGGAGCAGGTTGAGCGAGCCCATATTGAAGCGGTGCTGGCATCGTTCGACAATAACAAGTCGGCAGCAGCTCGTCGGCTGGGTGTCTCGCGCAAGACCCTGGAGCGCAAACAGGCGCTCTGGTATGGCGCAACAGGAAAATAG
- the nth gene encoding endonuclease III, whose product MNQEKRSEMFRRFKEANPKPQTELNYSSAFELLIAVILSAQATDVSVNKATALLFPVANTPGTLLQLGVEGLTPYIRTIGLFNTKARNVIAACQMLCEQHGGEVPRQREALEALPGVGRKTANVVLNTAFGELAMAVDTHIFRVSNRTGLAPGKTVLEVERKLMRMVPRDYLLDAHHWLLLHGRYVCVARTPKCDSCLIEDLCDFARKAQKKKSERP is encoded by the coding sequence ATGAATCAAGAAAAGCGCAGCGAAATGTTCCGGCGTTTCAAGGAGGCAAACCCGAAACCTCAAACTGAGTTGAACTATTCCTCTGCGTTCGAATTGCTGATCGCCGTCATTTTGTCTGCGCAGGCTACCGATGTCAGTGTCAACAAGGCCACGGCATTGCTTTTTCCGGTTGCCAATACTCCGGGAACGCTGCTGCAGCTGGGTGTGGAAGGCCTCACGCCCTATATTCGCACCATCGGGTTGTTCAATACGAAAGCACGCAATGTCATCGCTGCCTGTCAGATGTTGTGTGAGCAGCATGGGGGTGAAGTACCGCGTCAGCGAGAAGCACTCGAGGCTTTGCCTGGGGTTGGTCGCAAGACAGCCAATGTCGTTCTCAACACCGCCTTCGGCGAGCTGGCCATGGCGGTTGATACGCATATTTTTCGTGTATCCAACCGAACCGGTCTGGCGCCGGGCAAAACGGTATTGGAGGTTGAACGCAAGTTGATGCGAATGGTGCCGCGAGACTATTTGCTGGACGCGCATCATTGGTTGCTGTTGCATGGCCGTTATGTGTGTGTAGCCAGAACGCCAAAGTGCGATAGTTGCCTGATTGAAGATTTGTGCGACTTTGCCCGCAAGGCACAGAAGAAAAAGTCTGAGCGTCCATGA
- a CDS encoding penicillin-binding protein, whose protein sequence is MSKLDEQALLALKTAFCYMPKANDVNEFDYPGRVQQILADIEAVREVLLMNEVDPDEVADEIHPDLANNSSY, encoded by the coding sequence ATGAGCAAATTGGATGAGCAAGCACTGCTCGCTCTGAAAACGGCATTTTGTTACATGCCGAAAGCGAATGACGTCAATGAATTCGATTACCCGGGACGGGTGCAGCAAATATTGGCTGACATTGAAGCCGTACGTGAAGTACTGTTGATGAACGAGGTTGATCCAGATGAGGTCGCTGATGAAATTCATCCTGATCTTGCCAATAACTCGTCGTATTGA
- a CDS encoding DUF427 domain-containing protein, with the protein MTIRMRESYRVIVADRYLSTRFIDDVVEVLWGNHVVIETDYALRLLEGDRTPVTYVPINEITGATLQVSDTAYNCRWKGAARYYDVHLSNGEVVLDGAWAYPEAPDELALLRKQIAFDTEQFSEIFTSKRGGVNEQIG; encoded by the coding sequence ATGACGATCAGAATGCGAGAGAGCTACCGGGTAATCGTGGCGGACAGATATCTGAGCACACGTTTCATTGACGATGTGGTCGAGGTTCTGTGGGGCAACCATGTGGTCATTGAAACCGACTATGCCCTTCGATTACTCGAAGGCGACCGTACTCCGGTGACCTATGTGCCGATTAATGAAATTACCGGCGCGACATTGCAGGTGTCTGATACCGCGTACAACTGCCGTTGGAAAGGAGCTGCACGGTATTACGATGTGCACCTGAGTAATGGCGAAGTTGTTCTCGATGGTGCATGGGCCTATCCTGAAGCTCCTGACGAACTCGCTTTACTGCGTAAACAGATTGCCTTTGATACAGAGCAGTTCAGTGAAATATTCACCTCAAAGCGTGGAGGAGTGAATGAGCAAATTGGATGA
- the lexA gene encoding transcriptional repressor LexA has product MEPTNPLTHLEARVLAAIERYIRAEGVAPTIAELAGNLRLKSKGTVHRYVQSLIAKGRLERHGNGWRGLRIVGLAMPDRPSNVQHLPINPSVGSLTHMVPESNVEGPMDLPEKRDDFTSGDFVIPLLGRIAAGQPIEAIEDANYLDLAAFFIGPDRYALRVTGESMMDVGILDGDTVILRKQDTAQTGDIVVALIDAQEATLKRLGETRNGIVELIPENSSMATMRYDASRVSFQGVLVGQLRSY; this is encoded by the coding sequence ATGGAACCCACAAACCCGCTCACTCATCTTGAAGCACGGGTGCTGGCTGCAATAGAGCGCTATATCAGGGCTGAGGGTGTTGCACCGACCATTGCCGAGCTGGCAGGTAACCTGCGATTGAAGTCGAAGGGAACTGTGCATCGGTATGTTCAGTCGCTGATTGCCAAAGGTCGTCTGGAACGGCATGGTAACGGTTGGAGGGGGCTGCGTATCGTCGGGTTGGCCATGCCGGATCGACCTTCCAACGTTCAGCATCTGCCGATCAACCCGAGTGTAGGATCACTCACACATATGGTGCCAGAATCCAATGTGGAAGGGCCAATGGATCTACCTGAGAAAAGAGATGATTTCACTAGTGGTGACTTTGTCATTCCTCTGCTGGGTCGCATTGCTGCAGGTCAGCCGATTGAGGCCATCGAGGATGCGAATTACCTGGATCTGGCGGCTTTTTTCATCGGCCCCGACCGTTATGCGTTACGTGTCACAGGAGAGTCGATGATGGATGTCGGTATCCTTGACGGTGACACAGTCATTCTGCGAAAACAGGACACAGCGCAGACCGGAGATATCGTGGTTGCGTTGATTGATGCACAAGAAGCAACTCTGAAGCGACTGGGTGAAACCCGTAACGGTATAGTGGAGCTCATTCCGGAGAACAGTTCCATGGCAACCATGCGGTATGATGCGAGCCGCGTCAGTTTCCAGGGTGTATTGGTCGGACAACTACGCAGTTACTAA
- a CDS encoding cupin domain-containing protein yields the protein MTQQQDYLNRIKPGLELPWWFTREIPALNEDFEQRVVSLPQHSRWRSTQIEGVELRVLEYIPGSRPRLTGQIRLNALHSPALLGDNPDLEVLVQRGELESSMGVYPAGLYLRLPLTEDHHLQELTIRCTDAPQICNSGTSVVPEALEDALLYVAAGQMLTSDTEQRRIATADPTRWLPGPAEGTRVLPLHGHGTGNVMLIQWDESTPIKPRLDPMGEEVLVLKGNLYDDEGHYPAGSWIRNPVATWQSWQADKGTVLYYKNGHFTTPDDIQ from the coding sequence ATGACTCAGCAACAAGATTATCTGAACCGGATCAAACCGGGACTCGAACTACCCTGGTGGTTTACCCGAGAAATACCTGCCTTGAATGAGGATTTCGAGCAACGCGTAGTCAGCTTGCCGCAGCATTCCCGGTGGCGCTCAACCCAGATCGAGGGCGTTGAGCTTCGTGTGCTGGAGTACATACCCGGTAGCAGACCACGCCTGACAGGTCAGATCCGGCTCAATGCCCTGCACTCTCCCGCCCTATTGGGAGATAACCCTGACCTGGAAGTTCTGGTCCAGCGCGGCGAACTGGAATCATCCATGGGTGTCTACCCGGCGGGACTGTATCTGCGTCTGCCTCTGACTGAAGATCACCATTTACAGGAACTGACCATTCGCTGCACAGATGCACCACAGATTTGCAATAGTGGGACATCGGTCGTACCCGAAGCGCTCGAAGATGCTCTGCTGTATGTCGCGGCAGGACAGATGCTGACCAGCGATACGGAGCAACGCCGGATTGCAACTGCCGACCCGACGCGCTGGTTACCCGGGCCTGCCGAGGGCACACGGGTATTGCCATTACATGGTCATGGCACAGGTAACGTCATGTTGATTCAATGGGATGAATCGACCCCTATCAAACCGCGCCTGGACCCGATGGGTGAGGAAGTGCTGGTGCTCAAAGGTAATCTGTATGATGATGAAGGGCATTATCCGGCAGGCAGCTGGATACGCAATCCGGTTGCCACCTGGCAATCCTGGCAGGCAGACAAAGGCACGGTGCTTTATTACAAAAACGGACATTTCACCACACCTGACGATATTCAGTGA
- the queG gene encoding tRNA epoxyqueuosine(34) reductase QueG, with the protein MATITEAPAELASFVKKSAAELGLSHCAITDTQLDTHETHLLNWLDAGFHGEMDYMQRHGTRRSRPADLLPGTIRIISVRLDYYPPDSADAESVLADPSLGYVSRYALGRDYHKVLRNRLQKLAQLISEQYGAFGYRAFVDSAPVLEKALAEKAGLGWIGKHSNLLSSKAGSWFFLGELYTDLPLPIDEPLPRSHCGSCSACIQACPTDAIVAPYRVDARRCISYLTIELKGTIPIEFRKAMGNRIYGCDDCQLVCPFNKFSKDTLEEDFNVRNQLDSPSLTALFRWSEQDFKSRMAGSPIYRIGHESWIRNIAIALGNAPATTDVIAALESRSNDPSEIIREHVTWALQQTALTL; encoded by the coding sequence ATGGCTACTATTACCGAGGCGCCCGCAGAGCTTGCCAGCTTTGTCAAGAAAAGCGCCGCAGAGCTAGGCTTGTCGCATTGCGCGATAACCGATACCCAACTTGACACTCATGAGACCCACCTGCTGAACTGGCTCGATGCCGGCTTCCATGGCGAAATGGACTATATGCAGCGTCATGGGACCCGCCGCTCGCGACCCGCTGACCTGCTACCCGGGACCATACGCATCATATCTGTACGCCTCGATTACTATCCGCCAGATAGTGCAGATGCCGAATCCGTACTGGCAGACCCCTCGCTCGGATACGTTTCGCGCTACGCCCTGGGTCGTGACTACCACAAGGTGCTTCGGAACCGACTGCAAAAGCTTGCACAATTGATCAGTGAGCAATACGGCGCCTTTGGCTATCGGGCATTTGTCGACAGCGCTCCAGTACTTGAAAAGGCGCTGGCAGAAAAAGCCGGCCTGGGCTGGATTGGCAAGCACAGCAATCTGCTTTCCAGCAAAGCAGGGAGCTGGTTTTTTCTGGGAGAGTTGTATACCGACTTGCCTCTACCGATAGATGAGCCACTGCCTCGCTCGCATTGTGGCAGCTGCTCGGCCTGCATTCAGGCCTGTCCAACTGATGCCATTGTTGCGCCTTATCGGGTTGATGCCAGACGCTGCATCTCGTATCTGACCATAGAGCTGAAGGGCACTATTCCGATTGAATTCAGAAAGGCCATGGGCAATCGCATCTACGGCTGCGATGACTGCCAGCTGGTCTGCCCGTTCAACAAATTCAGCAAGGATACTCTTGAGGAGGATTTCAACGTCCGCAACCAGTTGGACAGCCCCTCGTTGACGGCTTTGTTCCGCTGGTCTGAACAGGATTTCAAGTCACGCATGGCTGGCAGCCCGATCTACAGAATTGGCCACGAGAGCTGGATTCGCAATATTGCAATCGCTCTGGGCAATGCGCCTGCGACAACAGATGTCATTGCCGCGCTTGAGTCACGCAGCAACGATCCCTCTGAGATCATTCGTGAACATGTCACTTGGGCACTCCAGCAAACAGCCCTGACCCTATAG